One Cryptomeria japonica chromosome 9, Sugi_1.0, whole genome shotgun sequence genomic window carries:
- the LOC131058214 gene encoding pathogenesis-related protein PRMS-like, producing the protein MKLLYSVVVLLLFHICSAQNHDDFLEPHNTERAQVGLLPLRWNKTLEAYAEKYINTRKGDCGLVHSGGPYGENLFWGSSNDFTNKAAVSGWIDEKRFYNYATNECNVGQQCGHYTQVVWRKSTDVGCARLLCDADQGVLIICSYDPPGNYIGESPY; encoded by the coding sequence ATGAAGCTTTTGTATTCAGTTGTAGTTTTACTGTTGTTTCACATTTGCAGTGCTCAAAACCATGATGATTTTTTGGAACCTCACAATACAGAAAGAGCCCAAGTAGGATTGTTGCCCCTTAGATGGAACAAGACACTTGAGGCCTACGCAGAGAAGTATATCAATACGCGCAAAGGGGATTGTGGTCTTGTGCACTCTGGAGGGCCCTATGGGGAAAATCTCTTCTGGGGCTCTTCCAATGATTTCACTAACAAAGCTGCAGTTTCAGGATGGATTGATGAGAAACGGTTTTATAACTATGCTACTAATGAATGTAATGTGGGGCAACAGTGTGGGCATTATACACAAGTAGTGTGGAGAAAATCTACTGATGTTGGGTGTGCTCGTCTGCTTTGTGATGCAGACCAGGGTGTTCTTATTATTTGCAGTTATGATCCTCCTGGCAATTACATTGGCGAAAGCCCATATTGA